The following are encoded together in the Bos javanicus breed banteng chromosome 4, ARS-OSU_banteng_1.0, whole genome shotgun sequence genome:
- the GTPBP10 gene encoding GTP-binding protein 10 isoform X2 — MVRCSCVLFRKYGNFIDNLRLFTKGGSGGMGYPRLGGEGGKGGDVWVVAHNRMTLKQLKDKYPQKRFVAGEGANSRVSALKGSKGKDCEIPVPVGVSVTDENGKIIGELNKEKDRLLVAEGGLGGKLLTNFLPLKGQKRVIHLDLKLIADIGLVGFPNAGKSSLLSKISHAKPAIADYAFTTIKPELGKIMYSDFKQISVADLPGLIEGAHMNKGMGHKFLKHIERTKQLLFVVDISGFQLSSQTHYRTAFETIILLSKELELYKEELHTKPALLAVNKMDLPDAQGKFHVLMNQLQNPKEQTLLYRDDAFIFLSLVEDLLHK; from the exons TATGGAAACTTCATTGATAACCTGAGACTTTTCACCAAGGGAGGAAGTGGTGGAATGGGCTACCCTCGTTTAGGTGGAGAAGGTGGAAAAGGTGGTGACGTCTGGGTTGTAGCCCATAACAGAATGACTTTAAAACAACTTAAGGATAAATATCCTCAGAAACGGTTTGTGGCTGGAGAAGGAGCAAACAGTCG agTTAGTGCACTGAAAGGCTCCAAAGGAAAAGACTGTGAAATTCCTGTACCTGTGGGTGTTTCAGTAACTGATGAAAATGGTAAAATTATAG GAGAACTcaataaagagaaagacagactTTTGGTAGCGGAAGGAGGTCTTGGTGGCAAATTACTTACAAATTTCTTACCGTTGAAAGGCCAGAAGCGAGTAATTCACCTTGATCTAAAACTTATAGCTGATATAGGCCTGGTGGG aTTCCCAAATGCTGGAAAATCCTCTTTGCTAAGTAAGATTTCTCATGCAAAACCTGCAATTGCAGATTATGCAT ttacaacAATAAAGCCTGAACTTGGAAAAATTATGTATAGTGATTTCAAACag aTATCAGTAGCTGATCTTCCTGGTTTAATAGAAGGAGCACATATGAACAAAGGAATGGGCCACAAATTCCTCAAGCATATAGAAAGAACTAAACAACTGCTTTTTGTT gttgatATTTCTGGATTTCAGCTTTCTTCCCAAACTCATTACAGAACTGCTTTTGAAACCATAATACTGCTTTCAAAA GAGTTAGAGTTGTACAAAGAGGAACTTCACACAAAACCTGCACTCCTTGCAGTAAATAAAATGGACTTGCCAGATGCACAGGGTAAATTCCATGTACTGATGAACCAACTCCAGAATCCTAAAG AACAAACTCTACTGTATAGAGatgatgctttcatttttctgagtCTAGTAGAGGACCTTTTGCACAAATGA
- the GTPBP10 gene encoding GTP-binding protein 10 isoform X1: protein MVRCSCVLFRKYGNFIDNLRLFTKGGSGGMGYPRLGGEGGKGGDVWVVAHNRMTLKQLKDKYPQKRFVAGEGANSRVSALKGSKGKDCEIPVPVGVSVTDENGKIIGELNKEKDRLLVAEGGLGGKLLTNFLPLKGQKRVIHLDLKLIADIGLVGFPNAGKSSLLSKISHAKPAIADYAFTTIKPELGKIMYSDFKQISVADLPGLIEGAHMNKGMGHKFLKHIERTKQLLFVVDISGFQLSSQTHYRTAFETIILLSKELELYKEELHTKPALLAVNKMDLPDAQGKFHVLMNQLQNPKEFLHLFEKNMIPERTVEFQHIIPISAITGEGIDELKNCIRKSLDEHTNQENDAYHKKQLLNLHISNTVSYSEPPSKTAVSSPRMDIT from the exons TATGGAAACTTCATTGATAACCTGAGACTTTTCACCAAGGGAGGAAGTGGTGGAATGGGCTACCCTCGTTTAGGTGGAGAAGGTGGAAAAGGTGGTGACGTCTGGGTTGTAGCCCATAACAGAATGACTTTAAAACAACTTAAGGATAAATATCCTCAGAAACGGTTTGTGGCTGGAGAAGGAGCAAACAGTCG agTTAGTGCACTGAAAGGCTCCAAAGGAAAAGACTGTGAAATTCCTGTACCTGTGGGTGTTTCAGTAACTGATGAAAATGGTAAAATTATAG GAGAACTcaataaagagaaagacagactTTTGGTAGCGGAAGGAGGTCTTGGTGGCAAATTACTTACAAATTTCTTACCGTTGAAAGGCCAGAAGCGAGTAATTCACCTTGATCTAAAACTTATAGCTGATATAGGCCTGGTGGG aTTCCCAAATGCTGGAAAATCCTCTTTGCTAAGTAAGATTTCTCATGCAAAACCTGCAATTGCAGATTATGCAT ttacaacAATAAAGCCTGAACTTGGAAAAATTATGTATAGTGATTTCAAACag aTATCAGTAGCTGATCTTCCTGGTTTAATAGAAGGAGCACATATGAACAAAGGAATGGGCCACAAATTCCTCAAGCATATAGAAAGAACTAAACAACTGCTTTTTGTT gttgatATTTCTGGATTTCAGCTTTCTTCCCAAACTCATTACAGAACTGCTTTTGAAACCATAATACTGCTTTCAAAA GAGTTAGAGTTGTACAAAGAGGAACTTCACACAAAACCTGCACTCCTTGCAGTAAATAAAATGGACTTGCCAGATGCACAGGGTAAATTCCATGTACTGATGAACCAACTCCAGAATCCTAAAG aatttttgcatctgtttgAAAAAAACATGATTCCAGAGAGGACTGTGGAATTCCAACACATCATCCCCATCTCTGCAattactggagaaggaattgaTGAACTAAAGAACTGTATAAGGAAATCTCTGGATGAACACACTAACCAGGAAAATGATGCATATCATAAGAAGCAATTGCTTAACTTACATATTTCCAATACAGTATCTTACAGTGAGCCACCATCAAAGACTGCTGTTTCTAGTCCTAGAATGgatatcacttaa